tagtgagagatcatcttataatgctaccgtcgatctaagcaaaataagatacataaaagataaacatcacatgcaatcaatataagtgatatgatatggccatcattatcttgtgcttgtgatctccatctccgaagcaccgtcatgatcaccatcgtcatcggcgcgacaccttgatctccatcttagcatcattgtcgtctcgccaacttatgcttctacgactattgctaccgcttagtgataaagtaaagcattatagggcgattgcattgcatacaataaagcgacaaccatatggctcctgccagttgccgataactcggttacaaaacatgatcatctcatacaataaaatttagcatcatgccttgaccatatcacatcacaacatgccctgcaaaaacaagttagacgtcctctactttgttgttgcaagttttacgtggctgctacgggcttagcaagaaccgttcttacctacgcatcaaaaccacaatgatagttcgtcaagttagtgttgttttaacattctcaaggaccgggcatagccacactcggttcaagtAAATTTGGAGGAACTGACACTTGCCAGCCACCTGTAaagtcggtagaaccagtctcgcgtaagcgtacacgtaatgtcggtccgggccacttcattcaacaataccgccgaaccaaagtatgacatgctggtaagcagtatgacttgtatcgcccacaattcacttgtgttctactcgtgcaaataacatctacgcataaaaccaggctctgataccattgttgggtaacgtagtaatttcaaaaaaaatcctacgcacacgcaagatcatggtgatgcatagcaacgagaggggagagtgttgtccacgtaccctcgtagaccgaaagcggaagcgttagcacaacgcggttgatgtagtcgtacgtcttcacgatccgaccgatccaagtactgaacgtacggcacctccgagttcagcacacgttcagctcgataacgtccctcgaactccgatccagccgagtgttgagggagagtttcgtcagcacgacggcatggtgacgatgatgatgttctagcgacgcagggcttcgcctaagcaccgctacgatattatcgaggtggattatggtggagggggcaccgcacacggctaagagatcaagagatcaattgttgtgtctatggggtgcccctcctctgtatatataggggggaggaggagagggccggccaagggggtggagcgccctaggagggggaaacctactccaagtaggtttgcccctccctttcctagccaaggaggagggggaaggaaggagtgggagaggggaaaggcaaggggggcgccggcccccctTCCTTATCCTATTCGGACTCAAAGGGAGGGGGCGCGCTtcttgccctggccggcccctctctctccactaggacccaacaaggcccattagttcccccccgggggggggggggtccggtaacccccggtactccgataaatgtccgaaacctttcctgtgtccaaacatagtcgtccaatatatcgatctttacgtctagaccatttcgagactcctcgtcatgtccgtgatcacatccgggactccgaactatcttcggtacatcaaaatacataaactcataatataaccgtcatctaactttaagcgtgcggaccctacgggttcgagaactatgtagacatgaccgagacacgtctccggtcaataaccaatagcggaacctggatgctcatattggctcccacttattctacgaagatctttatcggtcaaaccgcataacaacatacgttgttccctttgtcatcggtatgttacttgcccgagattcgatcgtcggtatctcaatacctagttcaatctcgttaccgacaagtctctttactcgttccataatacatcatcccgcaactaactcattagttacaatgcttgcaaggcttatagtgatgtgcattaccgagtgggcccagagatacctctccgacaatcggagtgacaaatcctaatctcgaaatacgccaacccaacaagtacctttggagacacctgtagagcacctttataatcacccagttacgttgtgacgtttggtagcacacaaagcgttcctccggtaaacgggagttgcataatctcatagtcataggaacatgtataagtcatgaagaaagcgatagcagaatactaaacgatgaagtgctaagctaacggaatgggtcaagtcaatcatatcattcttctaatgatgtgatcccgttaatcaaatggcaactcatgtcaatgtctaggaaacataaccatctttgatcaacgagctagtcaagtagaggcatactagtgacactttgtttgtctatgtattcacacaagtattatgtttccggttaatacaattctagcatgaataataaacatttatcatgatataaggaaataaataataactttattattgcctctagggcatatttccttcacttactGCTTGGAAAAATGTCTGTTTACCAAAAAAATTCGGTGGTCTAGGGCTTTAAAACTTACATGTTCAAAACAACTGCCTTCTTATGAAATTTGCCGCCAAAGCTCTCTCCACTGCACAAACACCTTGGCTTGAGTGGCTTGATCTTCAACATCCGAACGCCCTAGTCTCCTCTCCCCCGCAAACTTCCTTTCTGTGCCGCACAATTTCACAGCAAATCCCTACTCTACAAAAATATATCCTTCGTGCTCACAAATAGTGGTTCACATACTTATTTTTGGCTAGACACGTGGCTGGTCTCTCAACCCCTTGCTATCACCTTTCCCCACCTTTTTTCACACTCCACCTTACAGCTGGTTAAAGTGGCTAACATTTTGCGTTTTGGTATTGAAGCTAACCTCCGTAATCGCCTCTCCCTCACGGCAGAACAAGAGCTTGTGTCGCTTGTGGCTATTTTGCAGGATTTCATGCAATCGGCGAGGGAAGATCAATGGTTCCTACGACATGGCATTTGcttctccaccaagcatgcataCGGTGTCCTCATGGCTCGGCCAGAGAACGATCTCATGGCTCCTCTCATATGGAGTGCCAAGGTTCCTCGGAAACTGAAAGTATTCCCATGGCTACTCTTCAAAGACCGTCTCAACACTAGAGTCAACCTTGCACACAAGCATATAATCGATTCAGACATATGCCCTCGATGTGCTACGACAACCGAAGACTCCAACCACCTCTTCATCACATGTCCTCTTGCCAATAGAATTTGGCAACGGCTGGGGTTCCTACCACCTTCCAGCGACATCGCAGATTTATGGGACGTCTCTACTCCTCCTCACCTCCCTACCACGGCATGGCCTTCGGTCCTCTTGGCTTTACTATGGATGACTTGGACAGCACGTAATGACATGGTTTTTCGATCGGTAGATCAAAGCTCTGTAATAACCTTGAGGAACCTTATTTCTGCTTTGCACCTCTGGTCTCATCGTCTTGTGCTTTCACAAGACAAGGAGGACGTCTTCTCGTGGCGCTCCTACCTCTCTGCACGTTGCACCGTGCCTATGTAATTCTGTACTCACTGCCACGGCAGTCCCTTGAGCAATATATTCAGGTGGGGGAGCTGCCACCCGgtgattctcaaaaaaaaaaaaattcagaatCTCTTGAAGTTGTCAAATGTCGGTACGGGAAAAAGTTAAAAGTAACTATGGAAGATTCACTGCAGGTAGCGCGGCCGTGACAGCGCCAACTCCGGCGGATGCCGCCCCCTTCACGCAGAACTCATTGGAGTGGTCCGACACGACGTTGTAGTTGCTACTGGTCACGTTCCTGAAGTAGCACCCGTCGGTGGCGTTGTACCTGTATGTCTGCCGGACGTCCCACGACTTGCCGCCTCCCTCCTCGTCCTTCGACTCCATGGCGAGAGGCGGTGCCCATTCTTCTTCCTCGGTCCACTCGGCTTCCTCTACTCCAAGCGACGGCGTTTTCCGGGAGTGAGAATTTCCGCTCCCATTTTCCTTTTTGTTTGTTCTTCTTGTGTTCATCTTGTCTACCCATTGATCTAGTGTTCGCCCCAATTGGCAGATCTGTGTCAAATGTGTGGGGATTTTAAGATGGTAAGATTCACAGAGGATTCAGTGGGGTGGGTAGATTATGTGGCTAGATCCCTTTTTTCTCTCTTCGAGCAGATGTTTGTGATGTTTTTTTCTGGCTGTAGTCACATGGGATCAGCTTGCGTTTTTAGATCAGTGGCAGATTTCTAATATCATGTTTGATAGATATGGTTTTTTTGTTAGTTTTTACTCTTCAAAGGGATTTAGTTCTTCTAAATTGAATTAGATGTATACTTGTTCACAGTCAGTAGTTTTTTATTGTCTCAACAAATTCTGCTGGCAATTTTATTGTCTCAACAAATTCAGCTGGCAACCAAGTGAGGCCTATAATATTTGATCAGGCTGTACATAGACACGTTCAGAATGCCAGCTGGGCTGGCATTGTCTATGTAGTGTAGTAACTAGTAACTGTTCCCTAAAGAGTTCCCCAATTTTGTGTTATTCTGGAATAAAGTACACTGCCCTTTGAGCTACCAAAGTTTCTGAGGTATCTATCGTCGGATGTTGCAACATTTTGTGCATCAGTAAAAGACAGagattttttttgtgtgtgtacAAAGCATCTGGTTTTCAAGTGTGAGAAAGGATttgctgaagaaagagtatgtGCAGCTAGATATGTGCAGTTTAGGTTTGTCTCATATGTTTGTTTTTATCAAAAAGATGGCTGGTTGGGTAGTTCTAACTTCAAAATATATTGCTATTTGTGCAGTTAGTAGTTTTCCATTTGCCGGAGCACATGGACGAGTGCACACTATCTAAATATGCAAACTGAAGAAACTGAAGTTTTGTCTTTTATTTCTTTGTTCAGTTAGCTTCCTTTTTTTCATCTCTAGGAGTGAAATTTAACAAACAGGGCCATGGGCCGTGACAAACAAATAGACCTGTGTAAACAACATGAATTTAGAAGGGAGGAAGGAAGCAGATGGAGTTGTCAACGAGATGTAGGAGGATGTCAATGTTATTatctcacatctagatgtgacatagacAGATCCTTGAAAATATATGTAAACATTATGTTTGCCCGCCCTTTATTAATAAGTTCAAGTTCAAAGATCTCTCCGACGAACAATTTACTATCTTATTTTCTTTGATGGGTTGTTAGCATAAACACCGACACTTTTATGTGCATGATACTTTAGGTGTATGCACGGCGTTTTCAACTTCTGACTTGTGTGTTCATGTGGAAGCAAAGTACCACTGTTCCCTTTAAAAGTAGTGAGTACTGAGTCGCATGAACCGACTCATTGCCCTGCATTTCGGTTGAAAAATCTTATGAGACTCGATTTATATCTCATCAAGTACTAAGTCTGTTGGGATTTGATCCTGACATGTCATGGCACACATCTTAAAGCAACAATCCGTTCTCCACAAAGGTTCACGTTTCAAACCCAGAATCTCTTGAAGTTGCCAAATGTCGGTACGGGGAAAAGTTAAAAGTAACTATGGAAGATTCATCGCCAGTAGCGCGGCCGTGACAGCGCCAACTTCGGCGGATGCCGCCCCCTTCACGCAGAACTCATTGGAGTGGTCCGACACGACGCTGTAGTTGCTGCTGGTCACGTTTCTGAAGTAGCACCCGTCGGTGGCGTTGTACCTGTATGTCTGCCGGACGCCCCATGACTTGCCGCCTCCCTCCTCGTCCTCCACGAGGCTGCTCTGTGTGATGCGCAACGACTGGTACGGCGGCGCCGACGACCACTGGCCGGCGGCCACCGTCGTCTCCTCCAACCCGTGCGTGACGGTTAGACTATTCTGTTGATAGACCCAGCCAAGCGGGAAGTTCCCGTGCGTCTGCGCCGAGTACAGGACGCCGCCGGCGCCGTCCGTGGCGACGACGCCGGTGTCCGCAACGATGGTCAGGTCCAGCGTCTCGAAGGTGAGGAGGTACTCGAGGGCGAACGTCCGCGTGGCGTTGGTCGTTATATTCCCGTACGATGACTTGACCCACCCGGTGGCGGAGACGAGCCGGTTCGCCGTCGCGTGGTAGTGGGTGTCGACGGGGTCGTCGGACTTGGACGACGTCGTGTTCGCCGGCGGCGCGGCGTAGCTCACGAGGCCCGCCGTCGTCGACGTGCCCCCGGGATCCAGCCAGAGGTGGAGGTTGGCGCCGACGTACCACACGCCCACGGCGTTGGTGACCGCAAACGCGAACTCGTGCGCCTTGCCGTCTAGCAGCTTGCCAAGGAAAGGCGTGAGCTCGATGTCGTACGTGGGGAGGTTGAAGGAGCCGATGGGGGCGATTGGCCTCCATAGGAGGGGGTGGATGCCGCCGGGGTAGATGACGGGGAACGGGCACACGGAGCCGGCGAGGACAGCGTCGACGCGAGCGGTGACCTCGCGGAACGGGCCGTTCTGGTACCCGGGCTGGTTCTTGTACCATAACTCGTCGTCTTCGTGGAACGAGAAGTAGAGTTCGAGGACCGCGCGGTAGGTGTTGGATGGCAGCGCGACGCTCTTGGATGCGACGTCGGCGGCGCTCTGAATCGGGAACCACAGCCCGCCGTTCAGAGGGAGGGGTCGCGACATCGGGACGATGAGGTCGGCGGGAGCCATGGCGGGCGGCGGCTTGGTCGTCGGCGTGCGGCGGATGTAGAGGTGGAGCGTGACGTTGGCATGGTACACGCCGGTGAGCGTGGCGTTGACGAGGTTGCCGAGGTAGACGGCGAAGGTGGAgttgccggcggcggcgaggagggaCGCGTACTTGGTGACGTCCTTGGAGACGGACCAGACGATGCCgttgggcggcggcgcggcggtgcTGCCGCGGAGGAGCTCGGCGCCGCCGAGCCAGACGCCGAAGATCCTGTCGAGCTGGGGTCCCCGGCAGGCGGCGCGC
This genomic window from Aegilops tauschii subsp. strangulata cultivar AL8/78 chromosome 4, Aet v6.0, whole genome shotgun sequence contains:
- the LOC109760273 gene encoding peptide-N4-(N-acetyl-beta-glucosaminyl)asparagine amidase A — protein: MAVPCVRLALLLCLMIPATVASPRSLRKSPANASASRPTAFFEVDRPPRGGSGRRCSTLLMSASFGSTFDKPPATAAYSPPRCLLKAGGRASAISLAVLEWRAACRGPQLDRIFGVWLGGAELLRGSTAAPPPNGIVWSVSKDVTKYASLLAAAGNSTFAVYLGNLVNATLTGVYHANVTLHLYIRRTPTTKPPPAMAPADLIVPMSRPLPLNGGLWFPIQSAADVASKSVALPSNTYRAVLELYFSFHEDDELWYKNQPGYQNGPFREVTARVDAVLAGSVCPFPVIYPGGIHPLLWRPIAPIGSFNLPTYDIELTPFLGKLLDGKAHEFAFAVTNAVGVWYVGANLHLWLDPGGTSTTAGLVSYAAPPANTTSSKSDDPVDTHYHATANRLVSATGWVKSSYGNITTNATRTFALEYLLTFETLDLTIVADTGVVATDGAGGVLYSAQTHGNFPLGWVYQQNSLTVTHGLEETTVAAGQWSSAPPYQSLRITQSSLVEDEEGGGKSWGVRQTYRYNATDGCYFRNVTSSNYSVVSDHSNEFCVKGAASAEVGAVTAALLAMNLP